DNA sequence from the Sulfurimonas sediminis genome:
GCCAAAATTTCCCTCCCGTATTGCACTGATTACCTCAGGCACCGGTGCGGCACTGCAAGATATACTGCGCGTTGCCAATTCGCGTTACAGACTTATAGAAATAGATGTGTATGATGTACTCGTGCAAGGTGAAGGGGCAGCGTTTAGTATAGCAAATGCTCTCAAATCTGCCGATACAAAAGGGTATGATATTATAGTCATAGGTCGTGGTGGCGGAAGTATTGAAGATTTGTGGGCATTTAATGAAGAGATTGTTGCCGATGCTCTTTTTCATGCAAAAACACCGATAGTCTCAGCTGTAGGGCATGAAATTGACTGGGTAATCAGTGATTTTGTGGCAGACTTGCGGGCACCGACACCCAGTGCTGCCATGGAGATGATACTGCCTGACACCAATGAACTCTATCAGTATTTAGATTCCTTATCGACACAGTTAACCCAAAGAATAACCCATAAAGTATATAATTTACAGCAAGAACTGTTACATGTAAAGAACTCCTATCTGCAACATTCAGTGGAGAAAAAATTACAATATCGCGTTGATGAAATTAAAAAACTGCAAGAAGATTTTGCCCAGGCAATCACTTTTCGTCTGCAAAATTATAAAAAAGAAGTGGATTCATTACAGCAACGATTTCCGCAAACAATTCAGAGCGTGTTAAATATTGCGCAAAATCAACTTTTAAACCTGCAAAAAATGCTAGAATCCAATAATCCAAAATACAAAAACAAAAAAGGCTTTGCACAGATTGTAAAAGATTCACAGGTAGTGGATTTGTCTTCACTCAAGGTAGATGATGTATTTGAAGCCCAGAGCGATACATACATAGTTAGTGCAAAGGTCTTGAAAAAGGAAAAAATCCGATGAATTATCCACAATTTTTTGATGCCGTACAAAGCATACCACTCAAAGACCCTTTGGCGCAGGTTTTAGGCGCTTTTGAAAACGGAGAATATGAAATAACATACTTAGAAGTTGTTAAAGCCGCAGGGCACTCTTGCCCGACGGTTGCCGGTGCCTATATAATGGCAAGCGAAGCACTGAAAGTTTTATATCCAACTCAGCGGGCAGTCCGTGGCAATATAAAAGTAGAATTTAAAGAGTCGTTAGAAGATGGCGTTGCCGGTGTTGTCGGTAATGTTATTGCACATATTACCGGGGCGACAGACAAAAGCGGATTTAAAGGCTTAAATGGACAGTTTGCACGCCACTCTCTTATGTTTTTTAATGCAAATATAGATTCATCCGCAAGATTTACGAGAGTAAATACAGGAAAAAGTGTAGATGTAAATTATAATCCTTCGACGGTACCTGCCTCACCGGAGATGATGCCGTTGATGCAAAAACTGACTAGCGGAGCAGCCACTCCTGAAGAAGTCAAACATTTTGGTGAATTATGGCAGGAGAGGGTACAAAGAATTTTTGAAAATTTAGAAGAAGTTGTCAAAGTTACGGAGTTGTAAACTCTGTAACTTATTTTAAAATCAAATCAGGGAAGTAGGTATTTAAAATCACAGCTGTTGAAGCGGACAGTTTTTTGAGCAGTTTGTCAAACTTGTCTTCTTTGTTCCATACGGGATGTAAAACACCGCTTAACTTTGCCAAGGCGTTTTTTGCATCATATTCGACACCAATACTGTCAATGAGACCGACTTTTTTCGCCTGTGCTGCCGTAAATATATGGGCATTTGCATAGGTGTCTCTTTTGTTCAAATCCAAATGTCTTGCATCGGCAACATCCTTCGTAAACATATCATATGTTCCTTGAATAACCTTGTTCAACTCAGCGACTTCGTACTTTTTCCACGGTCTGTCCGGTGTGCCTATCTGTTTATAGAGACCGGCTTTTACCACTTGAGATTTTATACCGATTTTGTTCATCAGACCGCTTAAGTCGGCCCCCTGCATAATAACTCCGATACTGCCTATCATGCTGCCCGGATTTGCTATGATTTTATCAGCCCAGATGCTTGCATAATAGCTTCCGCTTGCCATAGTGCCTTTGGCATAGGCTATGACAGGCTTTTGCTCTTTTAGTCTTTTGATGGCATACGCGATTTCGACAGAAGGCGAAACGGCACCGCCGGGAGAATTGACAATGAGCAAGACACCTTTTACAGCACTGTTGTGTGCAGCTTTATTTATTTTTTGTACAACATCTGCGGCATCCATAATCGGACCGCTGAGATTGATTTTTTCCAAATTATAGCTTGTAAACTCTTTTTCACTTGCCGGAGCAAAGAGTAAAATCAAAATCAGCACAAAGAGCATGGCCTTGAAATGGTTTTGGATATAGTTCATAATTGCTGCTATGGGAGAAAATATTCTTTTTAATAATTCCATTTAATCATCTCCTTTTACAAATTTTCCGTTAATGAAAATTTTTGAGATATTATAGCGATGCAGTATTAAATGAACAGCTAACTCTTCATTTGGTTCGGTATCGAGATCAAGAACTATCATATCTGCATTTTTCCCTTCTTTTATTTCTCCCGTATTGAGTCCCAGTGCTTGGGCAGCATGGAGCGTGACTCCTTGTATGAGTTGTTTTGCTAATTCTAATAAAGGAGCATTACTGTGCATAAAAAGGGAGATTTTCATCTCTTCAAACAAATCAAGTTGATAGTTTGAGCTTAAACCATCAGTCGCAACAATCCAGCGAATCTTTTTTTCATTCAGTTTTTTGATATTGAGTGTAGGATTGCCAAGAAGTCTGTTGGAAATGGGACAGTGAATGACAGTATGGTTTTGTTTAGCTATTTTTTCTAACTCTTCTTCGTTTGTTTTGACTGCATGTGTAAGGAGTGCTTCAAAACCGTCAAAATAGTTCAAAAACTCTTTGGCATCACTGATGCTTCTGTCTTGCTTGAGCAGTGTTTTGAAAAATTCCTTAAAATCACCGCTGCTTGAATCAAGCCAGTTGCGTTCGGCTTCACTTTCCATAAAATGTGCTGTAAGTTTTAGGTTTTCATTTTTAACAATCTCCAAAGCTTTTTGTATAAGAATCGGATGTACAGAGTAGGGAGAGTGGATGGCAACTGCAGGATAAAATCCTTCTCTTTTAACAGCTTTTGAGGCATCAAGCCGTGCTAAAAAGTCATTAAAAAGAGCATCCGCCATTCCTGCTTGTGAACCGATAAGTTCATTAAAAAATACAACATTCTGTTTTGCATTAATACAGGCTTCAAGATCCATGGCATGGGAGCTTATGGCACCAAAGGTTGTGATACCGCTTGCAAG
Encoded proteins:
- the xseA gene encoding exodeoxyribonuclease VII large subunit — its product is MHTLSVSALNEQIKTVLESSFERVYVEGELSRITFHNSGHIYFTLKDKDSAVSCVMFRGNASRLKFRLEEGMKVVIDGAVTLYKPRGSYQINCFSVEPAGQGALALAYEQLKQKLSAQGYFAHERKKELPKFPSRIALITSGTGAALQDILRVANSRYRLIEIDVYDVLVQGEGAAFSIANALKSADTKGYDIIVIGRGGGSIEDLWAFNEEIVADALFHAKTPIVSAVGHEIDWVISDFVADLRAPTPSAAMEMILPDTNELYQYLDSLSTQLTQRITHKVYNLQQELLHVKNSYLQHSVEKKLQYRVDEIKKLQEDFAQAITFRLQNYKKEVDSLQQRFPQTIQSVLNIAQNQLLNLQKMLESNNPKYKNKKGFAQIVKDSQVVDLSSLKVDDVFEAQSDTYIVSAKVLKKEKIR
- a CDS encoding FmdE family protein; the protein is MNYPQFFDAVQSIPLKDPLAQVLGAFENGEYEITYLEVVKAAGHSCPTVAGAYIMASEALKVLYPTQRAVRGNIKVEFKESLEDGVAGVVGNVIAHITGATDKSGFKGLNGQFARHSLMFFNANIDSSARFTRVNTGKSVDVNYNPSTVPASPEMMPLMQKLTSGAATPEEVKHFGELWQERVQRIFENLEEVVKVTEL
- the sppA gene encoding signal peptide peptidase SppA — translated: MELLKRIFSPIAAIMNYIQNHFKAMLFVLILILLFAPASEKEFTSYNLEKINLSGPIMDAADVVQKINKAAHNSAVKGVLLIVNSPGGAVSPSVEIAYAIKRLKEQKPVIAYAKGTMASGSYYASIWADKIIANPGSMIGSIGVIMQGADLSGLMNKIGIKSQVVKAGLYKQIGTPDRPWKKYEVAELNKVIQGTYDMFTKDVADARHLDLNKRDTYANAHIFTAAQAKKVGLIDSIGVEYDAKNALAKLSGVLHPVWNKEDKFDKLLKKLSASTAVILNTYFPDLILK
- the mqnF gene encoding aminofutalosine deaminase family hydrolase; the protein is MTILVPNYILTPDILLADKAIAFDKTIRDIGSLEELEQKFPEAKTIQLQKNSLLMPGLINAHVHVEFSANKNQLSYGDFLNWLYSVIENREDLIAGCDLACMTKAIDAMLASGITTFGAISSHAMDLEACINAKQNVVFFNELIGSQAGMADALFNDFLARLDASKAVKREGFYPAVAIHSPYSVHPILIQKALEIVKNENLKLTAHFMESEAERNWLDSSSGDFKEFFKTLLKQDRSISDAKEFLNYFDGFEALLTHAVKTNEEELEKIAKQNHTVIHCPISNRLLGNPTLNIKKLNEKKIRWIVATDGLSSNYQLDLFEEMKISLFMHSNAPLLELAKQLIQGVTLHAAQALGLNTGEIKEGKNADMIVLDLDTEPNEELAVHLILHRYNISKIFINGKFVKGDD